GCTGTTTCTGAAAGCGCAATGCCGTCAGGCTTCCGCCTACCAGAAGCAGCAGCGGAAACACCCACGGCGAACGGAAGAAAAACGCTAGAATAGCCGAGAACACCATGATGACAATGCCGCCTTTGGTGTACACTACCTTAGAACTTATCTTCCAGGCGGCAAAGGCCACAAACCCAACCGCCATGGGCTGGATGAACCGCGTAAAGCCCAAAGGCGCGCCATGCTCTCCCAGCATGGACATGGCCAGGGCGGCGGCCGTCATGATGAGGGCCGCAGGCAGAAGCCAGACCAGCAAGGTAAGGTACGCCAGGTTGGGACCGCCCACTTTAAACCCGATGGCTGTGATGGTCTGTGTAGAGGAAGGGCCGGGCAGGATCTGACAGAGCGCGTTCAGCTCCATGAGCTCCTTCTCATCAATGTACTTGCGCTTCTCTACCAGCAGCCGCATCATCATGGCAATGTGCGCCTGCGGACCCCCATATGCGGTAATGGCCAGATAAGCCACGTCTTTTAGAAAGATGTAATTACGAGGACGCAATAGGGCAGCGTTAGAATCTTTGGTTTTGGTCTATTTTCTAAAAATAGCTATAAAAACGAAAGGAGCCCGTAAGGCTCCTTTCTAAATTTTAAAATTAGGCTATTTCTTCAAGCCTAGTTCTACCAAGCGCTCATTCAGGAAGTCGCCGGCGGTGGTGTCTGGGTACTGCTTAGGGTTCTGCTCGTCAATGCAGCCTTCCAGGCAGGTCAAGTCCATTTCAGAACGCGGGTGCATGAAGAACGGGATGGAGAAGCGAGACGTGTTCATCAGCTCGCGCGGCGGGTTTACTACGCGGTGGATGGTAGACTTCAACTTATTGTTGGTGTGTCTAGACAGCATGTCTCCTACGTTCACAATCACCTGCTCTGGCAGGGCCGTGATTGGAATCCACTTGCCATCGCGGCGCAACACCTGCAAGCCGTCAGCAGAGGCACCCATCAACAAGGTGATCAGGTTGATGTCACCGTGCTCAGCGGCGCGTACGGCGTCTGCCGGCACGGCATCTGGGTTCTCAATAGGGAAGTAGTGGATTGGGCGCAGAATGCTGTTTCCGTTGTGCACCTTGGCATCAAAGTAGTCTTCAGACAGACCCAGGTAGAGCGCCAAAGCCTTTAACACCTGCTTGCCGGCGGCCTCCAGGCGCTGATAGGCTTCCAAGGCTACTTCCTTGAACTCAGGTACCTCTGTTGGCCACACGTTGTCTGGGTATTCTTCTTTGATGGGATCGTTGTCAGTTACTTCCTGGCCCACGTGGTAGAACTCCTTCAGGTCACCGGTGTTGCGGCCCTTGGCGTGCTCTTTTCCTTTGCCCACGTAGCCGCGCTGGCCGGCCAGGCCCGGAATCTCATATTTCTGCTTCACGTCATCTGGCAACGCGAAGAATTTTTTGATGGCAGCATACAAACGGGCGGTCAGGTCATCGCTCAGGCCGTGGTTTTTGAGGGCGGCAAAGCCAATGTTCTGGTGCGCATCGCCCATGGCTTGTACAAAAGCCGCCTTGCGGGCAGGGTCACCAGAAGTAAAATCAGCTAGGTCTAAAGAGGGGATTTCCTCTAATAATCTATCGTCCATATGGGGTAAATAATCGTTTCTTGAAAAGGGTGTTTATAGTTGGGCAAGATACAAAATTTCTATATTTGAAACATTCTCCAGTGTTATACGAAAACTATTGTACTATGAAAAAGAAACACTTGTCTTTTATGGCCATTGCGGCTATGCTTCTGGCATCTGCCTGCAGCGAGAAAAAAACATCCACCACAGAAACCACCTCTACGGAGCACACAGTAGCCCATGACACGGCAGCGGCCGTACAGCACAACGGAACCATGGGCACGCCTATGGAAAAAGGTGGCCTGAAAGTTTACTCATATAGCAACTCGGTAGACTTCCCAGATGCGGATCTGGATTTGAACCAGCCTGAGAAGGACGCCAAGCTCACCGGCGACTCTGTGCAGTTTGCCTATGAGGTGAAGAACTTCCAGTTGACGCAGCAGACCTCAGACGCGGGTACGCATGAGCACGCCAACTCCAAAGAAGGACAGCACATTCATAACATTGTAGACAATGAGCCTTACACGGCCCACTACAAAACCAATTTCAAGAAAGCCATCAAGCCGGGCCAGCACGTGGTGTTGTCGTTCTTGTCGCGGTCGTATCATGAGAGCATCAAGCATGATGACGCCTATGACCTGCGCGTGATCAACGTAGGCAACGCCGCTGCCAACGCTACCAAGTTTGACGAAAACGCCCAGCACCTGTTCTACAGCCGTCCTAAAGGCGAGTACAAAGGCGCTGACACCAAGAAAGTGATGCTGGATTTCTATCTGGTGAACACGTCCTTGAACAAAGACGGCAACAAGGTGCGCGCCACCATCAACGGCAACGAGTTCATCTTGGACCAGTGGCTGCCGTACCTGGTAGAAGGCTTGCCAATGGGCGAGAACACCTTCAAACTGGAATTAATCAACGCCCAGGGGCAGGTGATTCCTGGTCCGTTCAATACGGTAGAGCGTAAAATCACGTTAGTGCAATAAGCTCAACCCGCTTCCATTACAAGAAAGGCAGTCTGAGAAAAGGCTGCCTTTCTTCGTTTTTGGCCTGTTTTCCGGAAAATAAGCCAAAAACGCGCACCGGCTTTCCGTATTCCAACCCACTCACCTTTCCATTTCTATGAAAAACAATTCGCAACGCATTGAACTTCAGTTTGATCCAGAGAAAAGTGTGAACGCAGAGGGCAAGCACGTGCGGGACGGCCTTTCTACGGTCTTGCGCACCGGCGACTACCTCTGGATGAGTTGTGATGAGCGCACGTCTTTGGAGCGCCTGAAGAAAACAGGGGACACCACCTTTGGCCAGCACACCCACTTTGACTTGTCTGAGTACCTGGACCTGCCGGATGGTAAAAATTCTGAGGTGGACATTGAAGGCCTGGGCGAGTCTGGGGGGTACCTCTGGATAGTGGGCTCGCATAGCCTCAAGCGCAAGAAACCCCGCAAGGACGACTCCCCGTCAAAGCAGATAAAACGCCTGGCCAAAGTGTCTGTTGACCCTAACCGGTACCTCATTGCACGGGTTCCTTTGACCAAGGATGAAAACGGCGTGTACTCCCTTTGCAAAGAATGCCCAGACCCGGCCAATCCAGAAAAGATGCTTCGGGCGGCCCAACTCAAGGGTGACAAAGAAAGCAACCAGCTCATGGACGCCATCCAGGAAGACCCGCACATCAAAGACTTCCTGAAGATACCCGGCAAGGACAACGGCTTTGACATTGAAGGCCTGGCCCTGCATGAAGACCGGTTGTTCATAGGCTTGCGCGGCCCGGTGGTAAGAGGCTGGGCCATGGTCTTGGAACTGCAACTGGAGGAAACCAGACACCAAGGCGAATTACAACTAATTACCTTCAAAGAAACCGACAGACCTTACAAAAAGCACTTCGTGCATGCCTATGGCAAGGGCATCCGGGAACTAAGGATAAGAAACAACGACCTCTACCTGTTGGCAGGCCCCACCATGGACCTGGATGGCGTGATTGCGGTGTACCGTTGGAAAGATGCCATGCACCATACCAAAGGCGAGGAGCAGATCGTTCACCGTAGTGCACTGGAGCATCTCTTTGACGTGCCCTACGGCAGCGGTGAAACCTCTGGACAAGACAAAGCCGAGGGACTTGCCCTCTTTGACGAAAACCACCTGCTAGTGGTCTTTGACAGTCCATCAGACCAACGGAAGATTGGCGAGAACAACGTACTAGCCGACGTCTACAAAGTCCAGTGAACAGGTGTAACAGTAAATAGTAATCAGTAAAGAATAAGCAGTTAGCAATAGACAGGAGGGAAGCTTGCTTTTAGCATCCTAGAAGAATCATGTGTGCCAACTGCGAAACGCGGTTGCTGAAAAATGCCTCGCCTCAACCACTGTCTATAAAATGAGAATGTCGTTTTTGGCTTGTTTTCCTGGAAATACGCCAAAAACGAATGATGTACCACCAATTCAATTCTAAACGGAATCTGTCTATGCGATTTTCCTGGCTTCTGCTTTTCTTTTCCCTGGTTTGGTCGGGTTCAGTGGTGGGGCAGGTGAAAGGCACGGTTACTGACCAAAGTACAGGCAAGCCGGTGCCGTATGCCAACATCTGGGTAGAGAACGAGAACCTGGGCACCACCTCAGATGAGAATGGCAGGTTCTCTTTGGGCAACGCCGCCCTCGGGAAAACGCTGGTGGTCTCCTGCCTGGGGTATGAGCGAATGAAGACCACGGCACAGGGTGGCAGTATGACCGTAAAGCTGGCTCCGGCGCAGACGGCGCTCAAGGAAGTAGTGGTGAAAAAGAACACGCACAGAGACAAGAAAGTAGTCAACCCCTTGAATGACCGCACCGAGTTTGCCTTCAGCAGCAACGGCACGCCCTGGATTGTCGCCCAATACATTCCGTACCAACCCACGTTTGCGGCCACGCCTTTCCTAGATGAGATCGCCTTGGTCACACTCAGCAACATCAAGAAGGCCAAGTTCAAAGTACGCCTCTACCAGGTGGGCCCAGACGGTGCGCCCGGTGCAGATTTGTTGCCCGTGCCTTTGGTAGTGGAAGCTGGGAAGGGCGTGCAGAAAGTAACCGTAGACGTGAGCCAATATGATGTTCAGATGCCCAAGACCGGCGTGTTTATCGCCTTTGAATGGCTCATTCTGCCCCAGAACATCCATGAAAAAGTAGACGCAGAGACCGGCCAGAAAATCAAAGGCAGTGTTGATTATGAGCCCAGCATTAGAACCTACGGCCCGTCTCCCAGCAAAAAACGCAACGGCTGGATTTACGACCAAGGCAAATGGCGAAGTACCGATGAGAGAGACGGTGACGGCATCACTCAGGCTTCCCCGCATTTCCAGTTGACGTTGAGCAATTAACGGTTGATATTTATTTAACCAAGTATACTGCCTTCACTTCCTTTGTCATCCTGCAAGGACCTTGTGGGCAAACTAGAAAGTCCGTTTTTCGGCTGATTTCTAGAAAACAAGCCAAAAACGGACTTTTACAAAAAAGCCGGTACTGTATATTCAGCACCGGCTTTTAAATTATATCAAGGTATACATCAGTACCGCCAATAGACTCAAGAAAATGAGGAATACCCTCCGTTGGAGATGCTTGGTGACATAACCATCTTGCTTCAAGTTCCAGTCACATAAGACTTCCAAAAGGAAAGGACCGGGCCTGAAAAGCAAATCTATCCAATCATATCCCTCGTCAAACCTTTTATCAAGCGTTACTTGATGTTTCCTTTCATAGAATCTGTTCCAGAGGGCTATCTTCTTGTTAATTGCCTGGTCCGTCACACCTCTATTTCTAAGTTCTTGTTTCGCTTATTCAACCGCCAACGGGTTCCACTTGTCAGGAGAGGTTGAAATTCTTATGAGTTCATTGGTCTCCCGTTCAACTATAGGTGGCTTAAATTCCATTGCCTAATAAAGGGAGGATGTCTTACTTACCCGGCGTATCCTTTTTCTTTGCTTTTTCCATGGCGTCATAAACCACCTGCATGATGTTGGTGCGGGTGTTGAGTTGGCTTAGTTTGGAGTTTTCACGGGTTGGGTACACACGGTTGGAGGTGAATACATAGACTAGTTGGTTTACCGGGTCTACCCACGTGTAAATGCCCGTGAAGCCCGTATGCCCGAAGCTTTCTGCCGGCGCGCTAGGTGCGGCGTTTCCATTAGGTGTACCCGGTTTAGACGGACGGTCAAAGCCCAGGGCGCGGTAGTTGTCTGGGCAGAACTGGCACTTGCTGAACGAGCTCACCACGTGGTTGGCAATCAAACGCTTGCCGGCGTAAATACCGTCGTTCAAGTAAAGTTGCATCACTTTGGCCACGTCATTGGCAGAACCGAATAAACCGGCGTGCCCACTGATGCCACCTAGCATGGCCGCGCCCTCGTCATGCACCGTGCCATGCAGCAACTGCTTCCTGAAAAGGGAATCATACTCCGTTGGCACAATGCGCGACAGCGGGTATTGCTTGTAGGGGTTAAACGTCAAGGTAGAAGCGCCCAACGGACGGTACAGGCTGTCTTTCAAGTAGGTCTCAAAGTCTTGGCCGGTAATTTTCTGTACTACCAGCGGCGCCAGAATGAAGGACAAGTCACTGTACACGTAGCCCAGTTTCTCATTGAGCGGCGAGTCTTTGATTTCTTCGTAGATTTTCTCTTCGGCGTAGTCTTTCCGGATGAACAAGTTCTGGGCTACGCGGTAAGGGTACTTGTCTGATGAGTCTGGCCTAAAGATGTGGCTCTTCAGCTCACCATTGCTCTTCACGGCTTCTTTCCAGAACGGAATCCAAGACTTGAGACGGGCCTGGTGCGTGAGAATATCGCGGTAGCGCAGGTTCTCCTTGTTAGACTCCTTCATGAGCGGCAAATATTCGCCCAGGGTCTTGTCTACGTCAAAGCGGCCCTGGCCATGCAGACGCATGAAAGCGGCCAGTGAGGTGGTGATTTTGGTCACCGAGGCCAGGTCGTACAAATCTGTATTCAGTACCGGCGTCTTGTTCTCATACGTGTGGTACCCAAACGACTTATTGTAGATTACCTTGCCGTTTTTGGCCACCAACACCTGTCCGCCCGGCGTGGCTTTTGCTCTGATTGCCTGCGCCATCAACGAGTCAATACCCACTAAATCCTGGCTTCTTAGGCCCACGGC
The nucleotide sequence above comes from Nibribacter ruber. Encoded proteins:
- a CDS encoding isopenicillin N synthase family dioxygenase; its protein translation is MDDRLLEEIPSLDLADFTSGDPARKAAFVQAMGDAHQNIGFAALKNHGLSDDLTARLYAAIKKFFALPDDVKQKYEIPGLAGQRGYVGKGKEHAKGRNTGDLKEFYHVGQEVTDNDPIKEEYPDNVWPTEVPEFKEVALEAYQRLEAAGKQVLKALALYLGLSEDYFDAKVHNGNSILRPIHYFPIENPDAVPADAVRAAEHGDINLITLLMGASADGLQVLRRDGKWIPITALPEQVIVNVGDMLSRHTNNKLKSTIHRVVNPPRELMNTSRFSIPFFMHPRSEMDLTCLEGCIDEQNPKQYPDTTAGDFLNERLVELGLKK
- a CDS encoding DUF3616 domain-containing protein, whose protein sequence is MKNNSQRIELQFDPEKSVNAEGKHVRDGLSTVLRTGDYLWMSCDERTSLERLKKTGDTTFGQHTHFDLSEYLDLPDGKNSEVDIEGLGESGGYLWIVGSHSLKRKKPRKDDSPSKQIKRLAKVSVDPNRYLIARVPLTKDENGVYSLCKECPDPANPEKMLRAAQLKGDKESNQLMDAIQEDPHIKDFLKIPGKDNGFDIEGLALHEDRLFIGLRGPVVRGWAMVLELQLEETRHQGELQLITFKETDRPYKKHFVHAYGKGIRELRIRNNDLYLLAGPTMDLDGVIAVYRWKDAMHHTKGEEQIVHRSALEHLFDVPYGSGETSGQDKAEGLALFDENHLLVVFDSPSDQRKIGENNVLADVYKVQ
- a CDS encoding carboxypeptidase-like regulatory domain-containing protein — protein: MRFSWLLLFFSLVWSGSVVGQVKGTVTDQSTGKPVPYANIWVENENLGTTSDENGRFSLGNAALGKTLVVSCLGYERMKTTAQGGSMTVKLAPAQTALKEVVVKKNTHRDKKVVNPLNDRTEFAFSSNGTPWIVAQYIPYQPTFAATPFLDEIALVTLSNIKKAKFKVRLYQVGPDGAPGADLLPVPLVVEAGKGVQKVTVDVSQYDVQMPKTGVFIAFEWLILPQNIHEKVDAETGQKIKGSVDYEPSIRTYGPSPSKKRNGWIYDQGKWRSTDERDGDGITQASPHFQLTLSN